GGAATAActgcaaaaagaagaaagaattgatgCGTTGTAGCATGAAAATTATGTTCTCATTAGGGTTCCTTAACGCTTGTTGTTCCCAGTGTGTtggttgaaaaacaaaaataatcttgTGTGTGAAATGGTTGTTATTTATATTTGCAGAATCTATATTATGGTTTAGTATTTCAAGAATTTTATCTGTAATGATTACTAAATTTTACCTTGTTTCAATTTGAATGTTCTTTACAAGAGAAATCTCATTGTATTGGATGATGAAAGAATATAGTAATGTTGAGAATATCATGAAAATCAGGAAGATATAATTCATTCTTGTCATAGCATTATTGATCTAAgtgatgattttctttttctttcttcaaatatGAATACAATGGTTCTGAAAAATCCTGAGATAGCTAAAAAACAATTAGACATTTTTCACTATGAAGATGTCTATATTGGATAATCTTGAAAGGTATAAACTAATATTACATTACATCTAAATCTAAGATAATTGtaaactcaaaattttaaaaatagtagttttttaataaaactttttaaatagatttcgcattttattcttaatttaagagttttatttactaattatattattagtttatcaaattattgatttgttcttatcacattttttttttctatcttctcgaccgataaaagccttaaaatttgtctttgttgtttttgaatgatTATTTGTCCTCACTAACAGTtatctcaattttatttatttatttatttatagcatTTCTCTGTTATTTATTTGATCTTTGGTATATCAATATGAAAATTCTTGCACCAGAtatcaattttttcatatacCATTTCCCTATATGAATATACATTATCTTAATTTCTCTAAATCCTTAACATGAAACCAGGTGCTGGCATTATTTTAACTGATAGAAGAGATAATATGCAATGTATGAATATAACTCTGGCTCAAAAATTTCAATCCTTATGTATATTTgcgttttatttttatctgctacataaaaaatcaaacaaattctcataaaaaatcttttatgaaattttcacGAGATAGAACGAAGATTCTTTGAAAACAAAGACtttgacaaagaaaatataataaactagcaattttacataaatattaaagtttcaaatagaaaaacaaatgtAATATGATGCGTTATCCTAATATAGTACTACTCTATAGTAATTCAAATAATGGAAAATGATCTTCCTAAAATTCTATCACCCATGTTAAAAGATGGTTAGATCTGGAGCGTTCAAAACAATTTGAAACTTaaggaaataaagaaagaaatttagGACTGATTCATTACAAATATAAGAgtaataatgaatttattaagtaatatagTGTTAATACATTACTgcatttaatacaataaatatatcattGAATATATTCTTGAATTTATTAAACAATACTATTTCATGAATTCAATAATACATTAAAtgtcataattaaattgaacaatatgtttaatatattaaacgTAGGAATGTATCAaccatacatttttaaataaattaattaattactactatttaataataattattgtaaaacaataattaaatcaataaatgcCCAGTTTGTTATATTatctttgtaaaatttaataaatacattacatttcataaaatcattaaattaaattgtatattatatttaaaaatacaatgacTGCAGTTAAtcatttatgttaatttaataaatgttatatctcttaaaaatatgaacaacatattagtaaatatattaaatttaataattaatattttattaatatcttgtattttttaataatttattacttactattatttaacaatagtttaaagtaaaataaaacatgcTAATATGTAATTGATAAGTTTAATAAAtctaatatatttcataaaattattactgttaatcatatatcatattaaataattaatagtatgcaaagaaaaatttttattttatcaattattaggGGTAACAAAGTTTAAAGTATTACATTATATGGTTGCTAAAGAAAAAATGGGTTTTACACTAACCATCTACAACTCTACGACAATATCACTGAACTTTATATTGACTACTTTAAAAactatttcaataaatatttataatttgttaaatgtGGAAACAAAGCTTACTAATAATGTGTAGTCAATAAAGTCTCGATTTATTtcgtttattttatatatatatatatatatatatataatacaaaaatattatctaaaaaataaaattgttaggaaatttaaattaatcatgaattttgaaattttaataactaacaatttttatcaacaaatttatttttgtcagtgatataaatttttatcatgtaattcattagtaattatatattataaattaagttgGTGGGTAAGAAGAGTAAAAAGGAAGAGATGGATAGGAGAAAAAGATGTCAGAAGCACAACAAAGGtggagaaggaaaaaggaaaaaaaaggagaaaataaagaagagtGAGTGATGGAGGTGGAGTAGGAGAACGAGGATATGGCGAAGACAAAAGGAAACGGTAGTGACGATGGCAAAGGAATAGGAAGAGGGAGGAGgaattggaagagaaaaatagacaaaaaaaacGAAGAAGGATAACGGAGGggaaagaaaatatgttgaattgtGACATTTACCTTGTGTATATGTGATTACAATAATTAGTGCTTTCTAAATAGATTAAAATCTACGAACTAATTTGACCCACAggtttagtttgaaaaaaataattttttttatacgaatcaattttcaatttgtCTTATTTGAGTTGAATCCGTATGAGTCGGATTGACTCACCAATCCAcctactttaatttaattatttattatttttattttaataatattagttaacatttgtattataaatgagaatataaagaaaaatatgtttaaagagAGCAAAATATTAACCAACCAATCTGTGGTGGCCCAGACTGGATTCAAATTTTTtcgactcgctaataaatgagtcgggttgagtTGACTCATTAAGTGGTCAACCTATGGTGGGTCGGACTAGGTTGGACCGGGTGATCCGTTTTGAAAACACTAACAATAATATTATGGTGAACAAAGTTTGAAGtatcattaaaatttgtatCATATAATGTTTGGTCAATGTTCCTAAAAACTTGAGTGGTGAACTCCCACGCAGGAAATATTTCAAACTCCTTCGCTAGGTATCCTTCTTTGTGTTACCAATCGACTTCTAATCTATGAGACAACCAATCGTAAAAGCCAACTTCAAACCATCTTCATAAATCCAACATATTCAACAAAGTTCActtcaaaacttataaatacaaaataagtaatattgtattatgataatcgattaagtATCTTGAATTGAGTATAGCGATAACAGAAATAAAGATAACAAATATCcgaaacaaaattattacatCATAaccaatataaatattataatgctATTTTTGTTAACTCTCATCGTCCttctttattttaatctaaatgTAATGTTTGGTAATGCTTAAAGACTATAGAAGCGgatgaatatgaaaatgatgaacGTGTTTGTTTCAGTTGATTTAAGGAATATGGGGAAGAGGAATTGCGAGATGGGTAGAGAGATTCATATCCTCGCATAATTGAAGAGATTTGCCATTATATGATGTACATCCAAGGTAACATTACTAAATTGTCTTGccttttgttttaaaacatgtttCCAGCGTTGTCACCTTCACGGCAGCGAGGAAAGTTCATGATAAAATGGTTTTTGAcgatgaagagaaagaaagtagTAATAAGGAGAAACATGATGTTGCAAACACAACAAAGTTCTTGAGAAAGAAACACACTATGCCACTAAAAACTATATCAACACAATGACAGGAGTTCTCTGTGTTATTCCTTCCGTTTAGGGTTAGTTTGTTTGGAAAATCCACAATTGGTATGAGTaaggagaaaggaaaaaataatggTGGAATGAGTGAATGGTAGAAGAAGGTGGATGgagaacgaaaaaaaaaaaagtgacatgTGACCATCTCTTAAATAGTAACATCAATTTTTATCATCTACATCAATGAATTTATATCTAATATTTAACTGgtaaacataaaaacaaaaatacacaatggtattttttgtaaataattgaataatatttatatttgatctttagaagtcaaatttaaaagaaagactTTTACGTTATAGAAACGTAAATTTATGTCTAATGTTTATGTCAGACGTAAATTTACGTCTATCATAAACgggtcaaaaataaaaatcttattatGTTCGACTTTTACGTGTGAGAcgtaaatttgtttaaaaatatatgcagTACCATtattttctcgttttttttttcctacacGCAAAAATTGTTGTCAACTTtagtaatgaaaataatgtttttttaaaaccttAATTTTCATTTGGGATTTATtgtaaatgattaaaatttaatcttttgtatTAAATCTTCAATTGTTAGTTtcacaaattgaaaaaattattttttataatttgttaaaacgTGTAatgataagtttatttataaatttgattagtTTTTTGTTCAAACTATTTGGTTATTTGGTGTTATTATTTGGGTGTATACTTAGACTGTGGTCACGAGTGACTAGTTTTATTTCATGTATTTCATATATGGAcgaaaaatgttgtcaaatttttatcaaatttatgatgaaaaggattaaattctttcaaacataatatttaaaagaattaatattaatcCTATTAATATTaaccaaaatattaattacacctttttattatacattaataCTATATACAATCTTAATTATCtcatttttatataacaaataaaattaccttaatatatgtttatgaaaagTTCTGAGTACAATAAAAATACGTGCGcgtaaatgatttaatattagaaatttagttttttttttattaaatataactaccaattaaatttaattacataccatcattatttatataatattaaaattacgaTCTATAGAGATCAATTTCAGAAAAGAAACATACTGGTACGGAATCTCTACATGAATGTTCAAATGGagaatacattattttattattacattatatttttaagaagaaGGTTGACTAAAGAACAgcagaaagaagagaaaagcaAAATTGGACTTAGAATAAAACACGGCGGCGGCAAAGGGGGCAGGAGTTGCAGTGCTCCAACCAGATGGTGATGCAGCTTGAATGGTACACGTGGCCGCAGGGGATTCGCTTGTTTTCCCCTTCCCTGTTGTGCCGGCTGAACCCCTCCATGCAAACGGAGCAAACCTCGTCCCTCCTCACCTCGTTCACCGTCGGCAACTTCGACACGTAGCTCTTGCACGTTGCCAATACACACCCTGATTCTCCCTCCACCACCGCAAGAGCCTCGTCCAGATCAAAACCACCCAAGTCTATGAAATTGTTCACCATTGTCACCGGCGATACCATCATCACCGTAATATCATCGATGTTCTCTGAAATCCTATCAATAGCGTTGTTGTCATCCATTTCACAAGCTCAATAACGAATCTCCTATATATATCTCACCCTCTTcgattactttttctttctcatatttaaTGACAGCTTGGGTCTTTCAAACAGTTgcattttttcaaacttttttattaataatttattataattttgattttgattgataCTGACCTTAACATTGTTATTATACGTTTCTAAGTACTCGtctttctttatttactttataatgATTAACATAAttcatcataaatattttttattggaagTCATTCTTATTTTACGCGCATAGATGATgacagaaatataaaatataagattttataatttcttcctatttttttttataatgaccTGCATTTAAATTTGTCAGGTTGAGTCAAATGGTTTACTTTTGTctcatcttttaaaaataatgatcacttgaaaagtattttcttttGGAGAACTTTAGAACTACTCTATAAGTGAATTATAGCAAGAATCCTGCAGCATTATTAGGTATTAAGATTACAATTTTCTTACACCAGATAGGAACTTAGGAATCTGTTAATTAAGAAAGACCAgaccaattttaattttgtgccTAAGGTagagaaatgataattttattttgcttgacTTAATTTGTTGATtcttataatttgattaataagattataaatttcttaTGCTTTATTTTGCTTTAGTAAATCTTTTctaagaattttatattaaataatcaattattaatggTTTAtagaattaatatatatgaGCGTAGATTCAATCCCTGGTGATGATTCAACTATCAACAGCCATTTGGTGGTCAACATAGacctaattaaaagaaattaatactgttttttaatttaattaaaaagaaaaaagttatataaaaagaagCTGAAGTGTTTTTGTACTCTTTCTTCCTATATCtcgaatgtattaaaaaatttatatgtctaattgtacatttttttcaaagtatttttagatttagaattatcttttgaaatatataattcagaAATATAGTTTTTGAAATGCATTACAgattgtatatttcatttttaaatttagaattctTTTCCAGAGTATACAAccttgtataaaaaaatattttcatttatacatTTAGAAAGTATTTTCATATTTGAGAGTATATTTTAGAATACATAGTTCAAAATTTAGTTCCTGGAATGCATTCTGAAGAATGTTTAAGCAATTTTTAATAggattctaataaaattttcaacaagGATAAAATGGGAATTACGAATTTTATGGGGTccaggataaaaaaaaagagatgcAGAGAGAAAGAGCCTCTATTGGATTGATATTAGTCCTAaactcctttttgtttttttatatatattagggGGGGTTActcctgtacctccccaattctaacccccacccccattccatttttaagatttgtttttattagtttattttttatattaattttcagatattttaataatggaatttatatgttttgatgtattatttttaaatatatttctaacgtataaatgggagagtgagagttgcagagagcgtttggaggaggagcgtttcaaaagctttggtgggagtgggggtgggaatacgaaggagaggaatcTGAGCCTGTGTGTTTTGACTGAAGCagactgtaaaagagtaggttaactttagtaaataggggtaaaacggtaaaaataaaaaaaacataaaggttaattttgtatttaaaaaaaaatccaaaaaaattggggggggGGTGAgggttagaattggggaggtacagggagtaactccctaGGTCTTATTAAGTGCTTTAAGCCCTTCGGCCGAAAACAAAATGATGTTGTACAGACCCGTTTTTCATTTTTGCACcctctttgtaattttttatttctttagtcaTTTTAAATATGTTCATTTGTGTGTGCTTCTTttatattagtaaatatatattatattataataaatttaaatatgttatattaaaatatatttaaagattaaggagaaaataataatatttttgagtttataattagattttaaatagaataaacgtgaaaatttatttaatatttaatattagacTCACTTGATAAGTATataataaacacacaaaaaaaggAATATAGTTCTTCGAAAACTGAAATATTTTCTACataagaaaagttattttattcaaCTAGAAGAGAAGCATCCAAACATAAAATCTATTACTTTTGGTTTTTCCttctaaaaaaagaataattttaagatGTTTGTTTCATTCTAGTTATATATGATCACcctatttgaattaattaagttaaaataaatggaagaaaaagattgaaaaaaaaatataacataaaatcaCACGTACAAGAGAGACGTAAACAACACGGTGAAAAATAATACGATTTTTCTTGAGTAATCAATTACAAGACCTTATGATTGATTAGATGGTTTTTCTAGAGAAATCATgatcctctctctctctctctaaagaAGAACTATACTATTCCATTAACTGTTTATTACATGTTATCAATCGATAAACGAAATCTCCAGTCTAGACCAATGCATAATATAGTATTTTTGTTAGAATTCAAAACCAATGCATACTAAAATAGAAATTCTTACAGAATAATAGCATAATTCGATACAAGAATTAATGTAAAACATGTTATTCCCATCCCATcgtatttttctaaattcaatCCACAAAAAACACATACTCAATGCTattgctaattttttttctctcatttcagTTCGCATAAGAGGCACGAGAGCAACAAGGTTACATTACATGataaagtgaaattaaaatttaactacaaAATTACATGTTACGTAAcatcaattctttcttcttttcttcacctgTTTTGTTATTTCGACAACGGGTTCTTGTGCAAGTAGAATCAAACATTCTGATACCTCAATCGCATCAGTGTAATCTTTCAGCCTACGTTGGAATTCTAAATATGAATCTTGTAATTGCTTAAATTGGGAAGGCTGTGACAGTCGGTGCTGTTTTAGTATCTGATCAAGCTCTAAGCCCTTCTTTTCCTCCACAAGTATTCGGGCTTCAATATCTAACAGTTGTTGATTCAACCTACCAATGTCACCAACTTCTACGTTGTTTTGTTTGACATCATTTGATTTGATGATTTCATGTTCAAGAAATTTGGCTGCAACAACATCGACACCTGGGTGCCCAAAAGAGTAAGGTCTGTTTCCGATAGAGAACACGACAATTGCAATTTCTGCACCACACAGTATAGATAGTTCATTCGCCTTTTTGAATAAACCTGTTCGACGCTTTGAAAACGTGACTTGTCTCGTATTAGGATCCTTCACTGctgcaatttcaattttacgACGACCCATTGTTTCTTCGCTAATTACTAAAAACAACTCAAGAATGAGAGAATAGAAAGAGAGATTAAGATgaatatgatatgatatttcCACGAccctttatttataaaactttatttcaaattcttcaacgtttctaatattgaagttttcaCTCCTCTACGCAAGCATTTTATTATCTTtcctgatttttctttgaataaatACCTATTTTagtctctctatttttttttaagaaaaagcctatttagttttctaaaactagtcattttttacaattaatatctattaattgttatttaagatcaaatttatcattgtctatatataatagaatttatttaaatacatttatagCATAAAATGATATGTTGTTTTAGATATTTGTGCGCGTTAATAAATCTACCTAATGCAAAAGCTTGATGAGGGATTAAGTTTCAACAACGACTCTAATCGAAACATTAAGATTATAAAAACATTAACTCGTGATGATCTAAAAATCACTGCCGTGTATGTTTAAACACGTGGTCATTATTAGATTAACCCCTTTaaggaaaattaattaattaaattattcgtTGATAACTCtattaaggaaggagaaaaaaaaagaattattcatTTGGTACTAAAGTGAAAAAATAGGAGGAGATATTTCATCAATGATAGttaatcaagtttttttttttttttttttataaattgattacagacacataaaaaaattggtgtttttCTAGCaactgataaaaatatatatttttttaatcggatatttaatcatacaaattatttttaatta
This genomic stretch from Vigna radiata var. radiata cultivar VC1973A chromosome 7, Vradiata_ver6, whole genome shotgun sequence harbors:
- the LOC106766631 gene encoding E3 ubiquitin-protein ligase RZF1-like; translation: MDDNNAIDRISENIDDITVMMVSPVTMVNNFIDLGGFDLDEALAVVEGESGCVLATCKSYVSKLPTVNEVRRDEVCSVCMEGFSRHNREGENKRIPCGHVYHSSCITIWLEHCNSCPLCRRRVLF
- the LOC106766632 gene encoding agamous-like MADS-box protein AGL29; the encoded protein is MGRRKIEIAAVKDPNTRQVTFSKRRTGLFKKANELSILCGAEIAIVVFSIGNRPYSFGHPGVDVVAAKFLEHEIIKSNDVKQNNVEVGDIGRLNQQLLDIEARILVEEKKGLELDQILKQHRLSQPSQFKQLQDSYLEFQRRLKDYTDAIEVSECLILLAQEPVVEITKQVKKRRKN